From Gossypium raimondii isolate GPD5lz chromosome 11, ASM2569854v1, whole genome shotgun sequence:
taaaatttatatttcatatattaaaatattaacaacaagttataataatttttttatattcttactaaaatataataatattaactaatttaaatattatttaaatgcatatttgttacttgataataacatgtctaaaatagacattttatttctcaaaagaaCTTTTTGatagcaatgctaaacactcaaattttaaaccaaacttttcaaaagcatttttctacagcacttttcaaaagcaatgaagaactaaCCCTAAATCTGAATGTGGTGGTTATGTCAGATAttgaaatatacatgttttagcttgaaatggttgattggttggactttattagtatataaatatgtttttgtgTAGGAGGATAGTATGAGGGTGAGAAAAGTGGACTTAAATGGTCCGGTTTTGtgtgtttgattgtgtttaagttcgataatgcctcgtaccctgttTCAGCGTCggacacgggtaaggggtgttacatgtttatttttttggttaaaatatgtttttaataaaaaattaataaaattattttatgaattaaatagGCAAAGacacatggcatgtatagattaGGTGAATTTTTTTATCGCTAGTTAAGTTTTGGACCAAATTATATAACTGAATGATACTTTACATAtcaaattggataaaaaaattcagatacaaaaaggaaaataagtatatttcaaggatcaaattctaaattaaatttaaataattaactcaAAACAAAGCGTGGGTGAAAATgtacaaattttcaatttcatttgaaagtataaatttatcaatacatATATTAGAACAAGTTTGATTATACAAATtgtatataagaaaataacatttgttttttaaaatatttttggaatcttttaaaatatttatggtatTTCAATAACGATAAATGAAAGGGTAGAATAACTAACTTCAATAAACATAATCATTGAAATCCAATTCATGCAACAATAATAGAATCACAAATTGATGTACCTTTTCTTAGTACAAAGActtcttcaaaataaaaagttaacaaGATCACTAACCTCAATGTTACCCTTATTGTCTTTAACCATCTTCATAGTACTATAATTTGCGATGAAATGTGAATGTACAATGAACAGACACATATTTTCTCCTTTGTTTTAGTATCtcataaatttatgaaaatgcaAGCTTAAAATTATGAGAAACTAAATGAAAGTTTTAAGGTGTGCAACTTTTTAAGGTTCTATTTGTCTCCATGTATATGTTGGTATGTAAAAGAGTTCTAAACAAATAAATCTTAAGATACAAAGAAACCCAATGattatctatattttaaattaatgaaaatagtacattaaacattaaataacatataaaagtatttttatagaGCAATCATTGAATATTGTAAGATGAAGGAAAATAgaatgaaaatttgttttataccTTTTATATGTCTTAGTCATCCAACCAAGTGATTTGAGTCTTATAGGAAACTTCAAGTTTGTTTATACAAACACAACTTTTCTTAGATAGCCACGTCTCTTAGGaataaatattactatttaaatagatatatcattatttgaattgaaatatatttgaatagctataattttagttaataattaagtgatataCTTTTTTTATCTCAACAAAAATGtcatagttaaaatttttagataaatttttaaactttgagatcaattattttaaataatttattgggataaatatcaaatttatacatgaacttaggtctaatgtgcaatttgatacatgaactttgatttggtgcaattatacacatgaaatttaaattgggaattatatgtatacatggaattttgattttcattctattgtacatatttaaagaaaaaatacatacatttgttTTAGTATCtcataaatttatgaaaatggatgcttaaaattatgagaaattaaatgaaagtttCAAGGTGTGCAACTTTTTAAGGTTCATCTCCATGTATACGTTGGTGTGTAAAAGAGTTCTAGacaaataaatcttaaaatataaagaaactcaatgattatttatattttgcattAACGAAAATAGtacattaaacattaaataacgATAAAAACTTATGGTAGATGATGACCAATTCACAATTGAAGCTCATTGCCACTTTAATctcaaactcaaaaaaaaaaaaaacctccgactgttaaaaaaaaaagctcacAACTGAGaatcaaagaaagaaattatatttgattttgggttattaaaataataaattgaaatatatttatttgttagaaAAGGTAATTAATTTTGAGCtattaaatcaaacaaattttctCCCAATTcttttagttattattgtttattttaaaagaaagtatCTGGCTTGAGGACAGATATATTAGAGTatagtaaaagaaatttaaaaataaagaatcgTAATAGGAACGCAATAACTTTGGTTtctttaattaagttaaagaaagaTAATCTTTTAGGTTTCCATACCCTACTTCTTTATTGAAGTTAAAAGAAAGATACTCTTTCTTTTTGGACTGTCCTCACTAATAATTCATCTACTTTTATCTGGCTCCCATATCTCAAGGAAATTGCAATGCTTTCCAACTTCCGCACCAAAAAAGTGGAGCTGAATGGTCCTCTTTTATCAacaccaaaatatataagtgAATGATACTTTACATAtcaaattggataaaaaatttcagatactaaaaatgaaaataagtatatttcaaggattaaattctaaattaaatttaaataattaactcaAAACAAAGCGTGGGTGAAAATGtactaattttcaatttcatttgaaagtataaatttatcaataaatatCTTAGAACAAGTTTGATTATACAAATtgtatataagaaaataacatttgttttttaatattttctaaaatctttcaaaatatttatggtATTTCAATAGCtataaataaaaggatagaATAACTAACTTCAATAATCCAATTCATGCAACAATAGTAGAATAACAAATTCGATGTACCTTTTCTTAGTACAAAGattcttcaaaataaaagttaacaAGATCACTAACCTCAACGTTACCCTTATCGTCTTTAACCATTTTCATAGTACTATAATTTGAGATGGAATGTGAATGTACAATGAACAGAcacatcttttcttctttgttttagtatttcataaatttatgttaaaattatgagaaattaaatgaaaattttaaggtgTGCAACTTTTTAAGGTTCTATTTGTCTCCATGTATATATTGGTGTGTAAAAGAGTTCTAGACAAATAAATCTTAAGATACAAAGAAACCCAATGATTAtctatattttgtattaatgaaaatagtacattaaacattaaataacgatataaaataaacagagtgaaaatttgttgttataccTTTTTCTATGTCTAAGTCATCCATCCAATTGATTTGAGTCTTATAGGAAACTTCAAGTTTGTTTATACAAACACAACTTTTCTTAGATAGCCACATCtcttatgaataaatattactatttaaatagatatataattaatcgaattgaaatatatttcaatgcctataattttaattaataactaaggGATATACCTTTTTATCTCAGTAAAAATGTCATAGTGAaaatttttagataaatttttaaactttgagatcaattattttaaatgatttattgggataaatatcaaatttatacataaactttggtctaatgtgtaatttgatacatgaactttgatttggtgcaattatacacgtgaaatttaaattgagaattatatgtatacataaaactttgatttgcATTCTATTgtacatatttaaagaaaaaatacatacatttgtttttatattgaataatataattgtttgtgtatgcAATACATGCATGTAAAATGATGCTAATTTGACAATGCTGTTTATgatttatgatttatgaaaattgaatcaaaacaaaatttcatatataaaatcacacaaatttaaagttaatgtaTGAGATTGCACAGTggatcaaagttcatgtatagttttaatatttattcttaatttaattgaatacattttatggaaaatatatttaaaaactacatcattgaaaattttaaatatatttttacaaacttttacctataataatttaaaaaaagacatttataaaataaaaagacataaAGTAAAGAGCAAAGACGATAAGAGAGTAAAAAGAgagtgtattttattgatcaatagGAATACTTTACAATGCTTCTTTAGagtctatatttatagatataagaagtataaataaaatagaactccacttctaatgactattagaatttaaagtataaaaaccCTGTGAAAAAAATCttagtgaaggaaaaagagtacacatatTTATAATACGCACAATTAGCACTATTAGACGAGGCGGTAAAGCATCCAATGCACGATTAGTACGTATATCTATAATAAGCATGATTAGCACTATTAGACTGAAATTGCAATAGCTCTAGAAGGCAATTGACAACTTAagcaataggtttggagtgaccgtattataaaataaaccatttacaGTGGACTTGGAAGTGGCAGTGAATGGAATATTGAATAATATTGATCGAGGCATTGAAGCTTCAATTCAATCATGGAGGATGATAGCTCTAATTTAGGACTACCATTGGGTGAGGATAGCAATGACAATGACAATGATATGGCTACATGTTAATTCACTTTCcgcaagaaaatattttcaaggtGGGAGTGAGAGTTGTGCTAAAGGGTTTGCGTGTTGCATGGGGATAGGATTTCGACAGGTTGAGGTAGAATGTGATAATGCACTTTTAGTAGAATTATTGTTGGTTGGTGGATCTGTTAATAGCAGAATGGTGGAGCTACATTTGATTCATGGTATCTTTAATCGTAAATGGAAGACGCGCATTCGCCATGTTCCTAGATCCCAAAACGCGGTTGTAGTTCATAGGGCAAGACTTGCGGTATCTGGTCTTCCAAGTCTAATGGTTTTTTAAGAATCTTCAATATCGATCCAATAACTTCTATTGGTTGATAAAAAGAGCTTTCATATGTCTTAATATGTGTGTTTTTTTATAATCACTTTATGTTGTTCTTTTctaccaaaagaaaaattaaaaatttttacaattaaaagtTAAAGTGTACAAATTAGTGGGTGGAAAAAGTAAGGTTTATTGCTTTTAACCTTtcacttataaatattataacattataaatacttcaacttttcatttataattagtagaatataataaatatttgaaaatattttaacaaaattaaaaaatatttctcaaaataatgaGTCAagattatttatgttttctataGTAAAAACAATATCGCATACGAACTCAAAACTATACCATAATtgtataataatgaaattttaaattcctTAAAAGGAGATATCTTTTAAATAGGTGTCTCACTTATGGAAGACAATGACCAATTCACAATCGAAACTCATTGCCACTTTAATCTCAAactccaaaaagaaaagaaaaaccaaattcCTAGAAAAATTGAGAAGTTAATTTATAGGACATTTTTTTTCagtattttacaaaaattaaaaattagtccaatttggataaaattattaaacattgtGATTAAAATGTTGAGTTGGAATTAACactaaaaacaatttataaaccaaaaaaatttaatattttatatacaacaaattaataaaaatcaataattttgattaatatgtTTATCAACAACTaaacaacttttaaatttttattaaatatgatgatggttgaaaataaaaggattagtttttaaaattaataaagtaaaaggatggaattaaaaaatagaCATGTTCCAATTTGCAAGCATCTAAAAATGTTTTCTTATTATGCAAGAGTTTCACACAGAAATTAAAAGACTCCGACTGTTCAACAAACTCACAACTGAGAATCAAGGTATTCGAATATATTTATTGGTtagaaaaagtaattaattttcaaattcgtaccaattttttaagttattttaaaagaaaatatgtggTTTGAGgacaaaaatagtaaaagaaatgTAGGTAATATGAACGCAATAACTTTGGTTCTTTATTAAAGTTAAAGAAAGATAATCTTTTAGGTTGACATACCCTACTTCTTTATTAAAGTTAAAGAAcaatcatctttttttttagaCTAATAATTCATCTACTTTTAACTGCCTCCAAAGTCTCAAGGAAATTGCAATGCTTTCCAGCTTCCACACCATAAAAGTAGAGCTAAATGGTCCTCTTTTATCAACAATTCTCAATTTCCTTTATTTGGTTTCAAGTTGTCTACCCCCATCTATTCTTCGTTACACTTGCCTCTTTACCATCTCATTCCTCCAATGGAAAAGCTTCAAAACCTCCTCCTCCAGTTGTTGCTGCTTCTTCCCTTTTCATCAGCTTACACACCTCCACATCAGTACTTCATCAATTGTGGATCAAATTCTAATGTCTCAGGCAGCGGAGGTCGGAAATTTGTTGGTGACCTGAATTCCGGTGTTTCCTTCTTTGTAGGGCAAAGCAGCCCTGTCCCTCATGCAAATCCTTCCTCATCTCAACTCTATCAATCTGCAAGAATCTATCGACACCCTTTCTTTTACGAGTTTGTAATTAATGAGAACGGCACCTACTTTGTGCGTCtccatttctttgtttcttcatCTGATTCTAATCTAGCCACAGCTAAATTTAATGTATCAGCTTCAGGATTTTGGCTATTATCAAACTTTGCTCTCAGGAACAGTATTAGTTCACCTATCATCAAAGAATTTTTGGTCACCATCAATGAAAAAAGATTTAGGATCTGCTTCATACCTTCCCAAGGATCAAACTTGGCTTTCGTAAATGCCATCGAAGTCTTTCTTGCCCCTGAGGATTTCATCCCCGATACCGCTTCTCTTGTTACTCCTGCAGGAAGTAGAATTTCTTTTGATGGTTTGTCTTCTCAGGTGTTGCATACACTCTTTAGGATTAATGTTGGAGGGTCTACCCTCACACCAATAAATGATACATTGTGGAGGAACTGGATACCGGATGATAGTTTCTTGCTTAATCCAATGACTGCAAGGAATAGTGACTTCTTCTCTGATTCACCTAACTATCGAGAAGGGGGAGCCACTGAATATACTGCCCCAGACCCTGTGTATAAGACTGCAAAAGAAATGAATATAGATGAGAGCAGACAACTAAATTTCTTCAATGTTACATGGAGTTTTAATGTGAGCAAGAGTTCAAGTCACTTCGTCCGGGTCCATTTTTGTGACATAATTAGTGTATCTCTTAATGTCATAATCTTCGATCTCTATATCTATAACAAGTTTAGTGCAAGGATTAATCCATATGATAAAATGGGTCAGTTGGCTGCTCCATTTTACTATGATTTTGTAGTTGATTCTGATGAGTCCGGAATCATGAACATAAGTATAGGGCCTCGAGCGAATTCTCCAAATCAAACTGCCTTTCTGAATGGGCTGGAGATAATGGAGTTAATGAAGAAATCAGATTTTGTTTCGTGTCCAGGGAATCTTGAAAGTAATAGGACTAGTCTGTTTGCTATAGTTGGATCCATTGGTGGGGGttcatttgttattattttggtaGCAATAGTGCTTCTGAGTTTGAAAAGGAGAAACACAAAGCGTGGACAATCTTCAAGTTGGCCCTTCTCCGGGCCTTTCTATGCAAGGAGCAGTTCTTACAATGGAATGTCTGAAAAGACTTCCAATATGTTGCCTACTGATTTAAACCTTACTTTGAGATTATCATATCATGAAATTGAGCAATCGACCAAGAACTTCGATTCCAACTTGGTAATTGGGGAGGGTGGATTCGGAAAAGTCTATCAAGGAATGTTTCGTGGCATAAAAGTGGCTGTGAAAAGGAGTGAACCAGGACATGGCCAAGGCCTTTTAGAGTTCCAAACTGAGATAGTGGTCTTATCTCAAATTCGCCACCGTCATCTTGTTTCCTTAATCGGATATTGTGATGAAAGATTTGAAATGATACTGGTCTATGAATTCATGGAGCAAGGAACTCTTAGAGATCATCTCTATTATTCAACTGCCGATTTTGAGAAATCATACAGTACATGTTCTGAATTATCTTGGAAGCAAAGACTAGAAATTTGTATCGGTGCAGCTAAAGGCCTTATTTACCTGCATACAGGTGCAGCTGGAGGAATCATTCACCGTGATGTTAAGTCAACAAACATCTTACTTGATGAACAGTTTGTGGCCAAAGTTGCTGATTTCGGTCTTTCAAAATCAGGCATTCCTGATGTAGAACATAGCGTCGATGTAAAAGGTACCTTTGGTTATCTTGACCCTGAATACTTCATGTCTCTACAGTTGACAGATAAATCCGATGTGTTTTCTTTCGGAGTTGTACTCTTAGAAGTCCTTTGTGCTAGGCCAGCGGTCATCAACTCGAACAGGAGGGAGGAAGTGAACTTAGCTGAATGGGGAATGCATTGGCTGAGGAAAGGTCAACTTGATAATATTATTGATCCAGTGCTAGTGGATACTATTAATCCCAACTCATTTCGGAAGTTTGCTGAAACAACAGAGAAGTGTTTGAGGGTATATGGTAGTGAAAGGCCAATCATGCGTGATGTTTTGTGGGACTTGGAATATGCATTGCAGCTTCAACTTACTCCAATCAACAGGGGCCCACTTGAAGATAGTATAACCAATGCTTCATTGGAATTTTCGATGCCTATTCTCCATCGATTACCATCCAATAGCTCTCCAGCTGTTAATGAAGACAACACTACTCTAGTATTTGATGATACTTCAGATGTAACTACTAGTGAAGTACTTACGAAATTGAGGATTGGTGATTCTAGATAATCTTCACTTGTTTAAAGGAAAAACCCCATTTTTTAGAAGAATTTCAGTGGTGTAAGACAATGGCAACCCCATCAATGTACATGTTTCACTACAGTAATACAAAGTAATTTCTCATGAGTGAtcttgtttttagtttttatatcaaTCTGATAGTAGGTTAATTTCTGCCAAATGGTTCCTGAAATGGTGATTGAAAGGTTACATCTAGaagtataaattattgaaagaatattaaaaaaatatagttttgatGTGACCAGATTGCAAGAAGACAAATcatctttatatttatttaagctTACATCAGCATCACATTATTTCCATTGACCAAGTAAATGCCTAAAGTTTAAGCGTCCTCTCTTGAATGAACAAAGTCTACAATTACGAGGGCATTTAAATCATTTCCCAATGCAACACGGCTTAGAATTTTCTCTGAGCCTATTTTGTTTCATAAACGAATTCAGGCTCCCTGTTGACTTATCTTTAATCTTTCAATAGGAATCATTGATTCACAAGTAGGCCTAATTATGATCTTGTTACCAATTTTATTGCACTAGATCTAGTGTACAAGACTTCCAAAGAGATGGCATCAAACGACTCTAATGTAACCTAGTCTTATGATGTAACCAAAGATTCTAGGCACTTGATTCAGGTTCATTTATGCGATGTTATTAGTGTGtcacaaaatattttaagtttttttctctATATAAATAGCAACTTCAGCCAGAACATTAACCCTTACCAAAAAAGTGGATAAACTTGCGACTCCATTTTTCATGGACTTTGTGGTTGATTCTGATGACTCAGGGTTCATAAACATCTTCATAGGGCTTGATAGTAATTCTACAGTTCAAAATGCTTTTCTAAATGGCATTGAGATAATGGAAATGATGGGGAAATCTGATTTGGTCCCTGTAACACATAAGTCCAACAATATGTCTCCCTTCATTATTGTAGATGTGGTCCTCGGAGGTCTTGTTCTTGTCTGCATCTTTGGAGGTCTGTTGTTTATTGAACTGAGACATAGGAAGGCAAAACCTGTTGAAACTTCAGAATGGTCACCATTACCTATATTTAAAGAAAGTTCTCATGGTAATTCCAAGACACCAAGCAGAGAGGGAACCATTACTTCTTCTCCTGTGCCTAACTTGAACCTTGGTTTAAGGATACCATTAAACGAGATTCAGTTGGCAACAAACAACTTCGATAAGAAGTTACAGATTGTTAAGGGTGGATATGGGACTATCTATTAAGGGACTCTCCGGAATGGCTTGAAAGTGGCTGTGAAACGAAGCTAGCTAGGGTTAGGTCAAGGTTTACCAGAATTTTAGATGGAGATCATGGTTTTATCAAAACTTCGACATCGCCATCTTGCTTCTTTGATCGGATATTGTGATGAAAGGTTTGAGATGAGGTACATCCCATTAAATAGCTCCATTGAGATGAGGTACATCCCATCTTATTTCCTTGATCGGATATTGCCAAGAATCTCTATTGAATGAGGTACATCCCCTTTTATAAGAAGGGGTGGTTTGGGTGGCGAAGGAAAGGATGGTTTATGGCCTTCTAAAGTGGTTCCAATAAGGATTTATTTGACTCTGTTAACTTGAGAATCAGATATGGGTATATATGTTTGTGAACGGGCTAAATCAGGGTTCCGCTTCATATATTTCACCATCAAATAATCATGTTGCTAGTGATGTTACTGTTcgatattagttttatttacaacAAGGGTAGAGCAATTGGCCCTTCTTCAAACAATAGCTGCTTAAATtctcttgaaaaaaaaaaccataccATTAAGTTCATTTAGTCAAATTATGCTATTAGACCCCGTACTTTGACTAAGTTATGGATTTAGcacctatactttaatttggttattttcaatttacgtacttttagaatttaaaaatttagtcctAATAAAATAGTAACTATTAGATCCATCAAGTtaagttatgttatttttaaaatttgatgtgtcAAACATATTATTACATGTGTAATACTATGCCTATTTTTATTTCCATATATTACTcacaaaaaaattagttaatagaTTTAACGATGGTAGTTTATGTTAAgactaaaaatttgaaattcaaaaatatagcCACTAAGGATGATCCAATTGGTGAATGTcaactaaatctataactttatGCACAATAAAAGACTAATAATACAATTTaaccaaacatatttaattGTTACCATTGgataaagactaaaattttaaaattcaaaaatatagagactaaaattgatcaaattaaaatataaatactaaatccacaatttacataaaatatagagtctaataacaaaatttgaatagattaattaaattttgattaagcggggagaaatataattaaaggttaaatataaaattaatacctAAATTTGTACAGTTTCCTAAATTGATACTTATAGTGTTTTTTTGTCTCAGATACCCGAATTTTTTTCTGTCAACTAAATTAGCACTTAAGTCTAACAATGTTAAGTCTACGATATGTGGCAAAATAATATTGTGGCACGTGGTATAAATGACATCATGGTAAtgttataatcaaatttaaaaaaaaaaaaccttttttttcttttgtcttcccccctcttaatttttttgtcatttccttctctttcttcttcaaagAAGCGTCTCTTTATCTTCAAATCACTCAACAAAAACTGGCCAAACTTTGGAGATAATTTTGGATGTGAAacacagagagagagagagagagagtatgAATCATCACCACGATCCAAACCCTTTCGATGAAGAAGAAGTcaattcatttttctcatttcccTTTTTTCCCCATTTCAGATTTggaaattttcttcttttgtttacGTGTGCGTTAGTCGATTTCTTCACTTCGTTTGGAAATTAGGTTTCGAGAATATTATATCTGAAGAGCTTGCTTGCTAACATTTCGGGGATGAAATGgcttctaattttgaaattttcttttgttgcaattgattgaaattatacgatttgtaacacccctaacccgtatccatctccaaaatagggttatagagcattaccggagtttacaaattaatttacggacatttcatttcatcaagcattcctatttaaaatcaatcaaaatcaaaatattaatgagctaacgttggccaatttaaatcatacatgccattataatcagaatcaaaacatccaaaattaccgatagaattaatggatagtgtgataaacattcatacatctattcaatgcattattcccttttttatcaaatatatcaatgtttcatcaattttcatacaatgaacattcaaatcatattcacatcaataacatacattttaagcatttaagaatataattcaagttactcGAACTTACCGTAataaattgcgaaataccaaaattcaaggacattttggttattttctcaatttccacccaatcttgatctaaattattatttcattcaatttattaatttaactaataaagcaattcatttcatgcaatttggtcacttttgacatttttaccaatttacccttaaaatattacttttattcaatttagtccttgaacctaaaacatgcaaattggccatttttaatgaaaactcatgctagttgaataatcatatattttcctcctcctcctcttcattccacatccttaatgtataaaacatgcttatatgtaacattatctataatttcaccatttatttatacattcattcaaagctgtccacttgagtcacagtcagtaaattatttatatcttgagatacagaactctgaattaagatccgctaattttACCCGAAACTAGgttcacatatattcttaccataaaattttcagaattttttatttatccaataagtacagtttattctttaaagtcatccatgttctgctgtctgacagtttcgacccttcttcactaaaaattaattatatcctTGTACATAATTTGGataatgttctcgtttgttccttttgaaaatagactcattaataattttaaacatataaatttaagtccccaattatttttctcaaaattttgatgatttttcaaaatcagaacagggaacccgaaatcattctgaccttatctcacaaaatttattatatctcatgatttaaaatttattacttacaccgtttcttctatgagaaactatactcagtaagatttaattccatattttttagtcatgtaattcaatttacacaatttatggtgatttttcaaagttaacctattactgctgtccaaaactgttttagtgtaatatattgattactaagtttataactcccttattccctttctctataatatttctcatcactct
This genomic window contains:
- the LOC105803969 gene encoding probable receptor-like protein kinase At5g24010 — protein: MEKLQNLLLQLLLLLPFSSAYTPPHQYFINCGSNSNVSGSGGRKFVGDLNSGVSFFVGQSSPVPHANPSSSQLYQSARIYRHPFFYEFVINENGTYFVRLHFFVSSSDSNLATAKFNVSASGFWLLSNFALRNSISSPIIKEFLVTINEKRFRICFIPSQGSNLAFVNAIEVFLAPEDFIPDTASLVTPAGSRISFDGLSSQVLHTLFRINVGGSTLTPINDTLWRNWIPDDSFLLNPMTARNSDFFSDSPNYREGGATEYTAPDPVYKTAKEMNIDESRQLNFFNVTWSFNVSKSSSHFVRVHFCDIISVSLNVIIFDLYIYNKFSARINPYDKMGQLAAPFYYDFVVDSDESGIMNISIGPRANSPNQTAFLNGLEIMELMKKSDFVSCPGNLESNRTSLFAIVGSIGGGSFVIILVAIVLLSLKRRNTKRGQSSSWPFSGPFYARSSSYNGMSEKTSNMLPTDLNLTLRLSYHEIEQSTKNFDSNLVIGEGGFGKVYQGMFRGIKVAVKRSEPGHGQGLLEFQTEIVVLSQIRHRHLVSLIGYCDERFEMILVYEFMEQGTLRDHLYYSTADFEKSYSTCSELSWKQRLEICIGAAKGLIYLHTGAAGGIIHRDVKSTNILLDEQFVAKVADFGLSKSGIPDVEHSVDVKGTFGYLDPEYFMSLQLTDKSDVFSFGVVLLEVLCARPAVINSNRREEVNLAEWGMHWLRKGQLDNIIDPVLVDTINPNSFRKFAETTEKCLRVYGSERPIMRDVLWDLEYALQLQLTPINRGPLEDSITNASLEFSMPILHRLPSNSSPAVNEDNTTLVFDDTSDVTTSEVLTKLRIGDSR